In a single window of the Elaeis guineensis isolate ETL-2024a chromosome 6, EG11, whole genome shotgun sequence genome:
- the LOC105032749 gene encoding uncharacterized protein, whose amino-acid sequence MVLFCFLVDQRRTVRSSKPAAGICSRCGGCASVADMVTATRFCCVPVYRRTWRAIICTFCGAVLKSYR is encoded by the coding sequence ATGGTGTTGTTCTGCTTTCTGGTGGACCAGCGGCGGACGGTGAGGAGCAGCAAGCCGGCGGCGGGGATCTGCTCGCGGTGCGGGGGATGCGCCAGCGTCGCCGACATGGTCACGGCCACCCGCTTCTGCTGCGTCCCCGTCTATCGCCGCACCTGGCGGGCCATCATCTGTACCTTCTGCGGCGCCGTCCTCAAGTCCTACCgatga